Proteins from a genomic interval of Kitasatospora kifunensis:
- a CDS encoding cation:dicarboxylate symporter family transporter, with product MAITTADRTDRTRRSADRTRYLYLAVLAAVLAGVLVGLLAPGFAVGLKPIGTGFVNLIKMMISPVIFCTIVLGVGSVSKAASVGRVGGLALGYFLVMSTVALGLGLVVGNLLEPGSGLHLTAALAKAGHAQAVAGQATGASGFLLGIIPTTLVSALTQGQVLQTLLVALLAGFALQAMGTAGAPVLRGIEHLQRLVFRIMSMIMWVAPLGAFGAMAGVVGATGTAALKSLAVIMIGFYLTCVIFVVVVLGLLLRLVAGVNVLALLRYLGREFLLILSTSSSESALPRLIAKMEHLGVSRPVVGITVPTGYSFNLDGTAIYLTMSSIFISQAMDKPMSLGQQLSLLVFMVIASKGAAGVTGAGLATLAGGLQSHRPELVDGVGLIVGIDRFMSEARALTNFAGNAVAAVLIGHWTKELDHDQVRRVLTGQAPFDETVMAEAAATPEATAPEATTPQASPRPSPAGPRTVGDQEAAVH from the coding sequence ATGGCGATCACCACAGCCGACCGAACGGACCGGACCAGACGGTCGGCCGACCGCACCCGGTACCTCTATCTCGCGGTACTGGCCGCCGTCCTCGCGGGCGTGCTGGTCGGGTTGCTGGCACCCGGCTTCGCGGTCGGCCTCAAGCCGATCGGCACCGGCTTCGTGAACCTGATCAAGATGATGATCAGTCCGGTGATCTTCTGCACGATCGTGCTGGGCGTCGGCTCGGTCAGCAAGGCCGCCAGCGTCGGCCGGGTCGGCGGCCTGGCCCTCGGCTACTTCCTGGTGATGTCCACGGTCGCACTGGGCCTCGGCCTGGTGGTCGGCAACCTGCTGGAGCCCGGGTCCGGACTGCACCTCACCGCCGCTCTCGCCAAGGCGGGCCACGCCCAGGCAGTGGCCGGCCAGGCCACCGGCGCCAGCGGCTTCCTGCTCGGGATCATCCCCACCACCCTGGTCTCCGCGCTGACCCAGGGCCAGGTCCTGCAGACCCTGCTGGTCGCGCTGCTGGCCGGCTTCGCGCTGCAGGCGATGGGCACCGCCGGCGCGCCCGTACTGCGGGGCATCGAGCACCTGCAGCGCCTGGTCTTCCGCATCATGTCGATGATCATGTGGGTCGCCCCGCTCGGCGCCTTCGGCGCGATGGCGGGCGTGGTCGGCGCCACCGGCACCGCCGCCCTGAAGAGCCTGGCCGTCATCATGATCGGCTTCTACCTGACCTGCGTGATCTTCGTCGTGGTGGTCCTCGGCCTGCTGCTGCGCCTGGTGGCCGGCGTCAACGTGCTCGCCCTGCTGCGCTACCTGGGCCGGGAGTTCCTGCTGATCCTCTCCACCTCCTCCTCGGAGAGCGCACTGCCGCGCCTGATCGCCAAGATGGAGCACCTCGGGGTCAGCCGCCCGGTGGTGGGCATCACCGTGCCGACCGGCTACTCGTTCAACCTGGACGGCACCGCGATCTACCTGACGATGTCCTCGATCTTCATCTCGCAGGCGATGGACAAGCCGATGTCGCTCGGCCAGCAACTCTCGCTGCTGGTCTTCATGGTGATCGCCAGCAAGGGCGCCGCCGGGGTCACCGGCGCGGGCCTGGCCACCCTGGCCGGCGGCCTGCAGTCCCACCGACCCGAACTGGTCGACGGCGTCGGGCTGATCGTGGGCATCGACCGCTTCATGTCGGAGGCCCGGGCGCTGACCAACTTCGCGGGCAACGCGGTGGCGGCCGTGCTGATCGGCCACTGGACCAAGGAGTTGGACCACGACCAGGTCCGCCGGGTGCTCACCGGGCAGGCCCCGTTCGACGAGACCGTGATGGCGGAGGCCGCCGCCACACCGGAGGCCACCGCGCCGGAGGCCACCACACCGCAGGCCTCGCCCCGGCCGAGCCCGGCTGGCCCGCGCACGGTTGGCGACCAGGAGGCAGCAGTGCACTGA
- a CDS encoding MFS transporter yields the protein MSLWRNRDFVLLWSGQILSVLGTKVSSIAVPLIVLATTHSVSKAGLAGFVATLPYLLFYLVAGSIVDRYDRKRVMLLCEATRIVALGSIPVAFWLGRLSYPQLLIAGFVGGTAYVFFSVAEKSVLPALVSEAQLTAALAQDEAKTGGAALAGPPLGGVLFGLSHALPFLADAVSYLVSFVTIFLLRTDLRVQREQPAEALHRDIADGLRWVWSEPFVRITVLLVSLVNIMFQALTLTMIVRAKELGAASGTIGLMLSFVGIGGLAGAASAPWLQRRLSPMTVAIGGSWVWVLVLAPIALVPTAWALGPFAAAMAFVGPVWNVVVVGYQYKVIPNELLGRVKSVVLLVSWGSIPFGSLFAGYLLEFAGARGAILALAGLATVTAVIASTAPGIRRSAVLRGE from the coding sequence GTGTCGCTGTGGCGCAACCGCGACTTCGTCCTGCTGTGGAGTGGCCAGATCCTGTCCGTGCTGGGCACCAAGGTGTCCTCGATCGCGGTCCCGCTGATCGTGCTGGCCACGACCCACTCGGTGTCCAAGGCCGGGCTCGCGGGCTTCGTCGCCACCCTGCCCTACCTGCTCTTCTACTTAGTGGCCGGGTCCATCGTGGACCGCTACGACCGCAAACGGGTGATGCTGCTGTGCGAGGCCACCCGAATAGTCGCCCTGGGCAGCATCCCGGTGGCGTTCTGGCTGGGTCGGCTGAGCTACCCTCAGCTGCTCATCGCCGGCTTCGTCGGCGGCACCGCCTACGTCTTCTTCAGCGTGGCGGAGAAGTCCGTGCTGCCCGCCCTGGTCAGCGAGGCGCAGCTGACCGCGGCACTGGCACAGGACGAGGCCAAGACCGGAGGCGCCGCACTGGCCGGTCCGCCACTGGGCGGGGTGCTCTTCGGCCTCTCGCACGCCCTGCCGTTCCTGGCCGACGCGGTGTCCTACCTGGTCTCGTTCGTGACGATCTTCCTGCTCCGAACCGACCTTCGGGTGCAGCGCGAGCAACCGGCGGAGGCCTTGCACCGGGACATCGCCGACGGGCTTCGCTGGGTGTGGAGCGAGCCGTTCGTGCGGATCACCGTCCTGCTGGTCAGCCTGGTCAACATCATGTTCCAGGCCCTGACGCTGACCATGATCGTGCGGGCCAAGGAGCTCGGCGCGGCCAGCGGAACGATCGGGCTGATGCTCAGCTTCGTGGGAATCGGCGGCCTGGCCGGCGCCGCCAGCGCCCCCTGGCTGCAACGCCGACTCTCGCCCATGACGGTGGCGATCGGCGGCAGTTGGGTCTGGGTGCTGGTACTGGCACCGATCGCACTGGTCCCGACCGCGTGGGCGCTGGGGCCGTTCGCGGCCGCCATGGCCTTCGTCGGACCGGTCTGGAACGTCGTGGTGGTGGGCTACCAGTACAAGGTGATCCCCAATGAGCTGCTCGGCCGGGTCAAGAGCGTCGTCCTGCTGGTCAGTTGGGGCTCCATCCCGTTCGGCTCACTGTTCGCCGGCTACCTGCTGGAGTTCGCCGGCGCGCGGGGCGCGATCCTGGCCCTGGCCGGCCTGGCCACGGTGACCGCCGTGATAGCCAGCACCGCGCCGGGCATCCGTCGATCGGCGGTGCTGCGCGGGGAGTGA
- a CDS encoding FAD-dependent oxidoreductase — protein MTSRHTTTQHTTTQHTTTQHTTSQHTTTHTPIAILGAGLGGLTLARVLHVHGIEATVYELDASRRTRAQGGMLDIHEESGQAALRAAGLYEEFRALVMPGGQAMRILDRNATVHREEGDDGDGTRPEVDRGRLRELLLDSLPADTVRWGAKATAARTLADGRHEISFADGTTVTADLLVGADGAWSKVRPLLSEARPAYSGLSLVESDLLDADVRHPRSAAVVGGGMLFALGAGSGFLAHREPDGSLHVYAAFRAPEDWAAAVDFTDTEAAGKAVLEHFAGWDDSLTALVTETDRPLVPRPIHALPVGHRWERVPGLTLLGDAAHLMSPFAGEGANLAMQDGAELGAAIARHLGDTEAALDAYETALFPRSEAAAAESADNLLRCFAEDAPHGLVALFAAHDDAPLAPATPTV, from the coding sequence ATGACCTCGCGGCACACGACCACGCAGCACACGACCACGCAGCACACGACCACGCAGCACACGACCTCGCAGCACACGACCACGCACACCCCCATCGCCATCCTGGGTGCCGGACTCGGCGGCCTCACGCTGGCCCGCGTCCTGCACGTCCACGGCATCGAGGCCACCGTCTACGAGCTCGACGCCTCGCGCCGCACCCGTGCCCAGGGCGGCATGCTCGACATCCACGAGGAGTCCGGCCAGGCCGCCCTGCGCGCGGCCGGCCTGTACGAGGAGTTCCGCGCACTGGTCATGCCCGGCGGGCAGGCCATGCGCATCCTCGACCGGAACGCCACCGTCCACCGGGAGGAGGGCGACGACGGCGACGGCACCCGTCCCGAGGTCGACCGCGGCCGGTTGCGCGAGCTGCTGCTCGACTCGCTGCCCGCGGACACCGTGCGCTGGGGCGCCAAGGCCACCGCCGCCCGCACCCTCGCCGACGGTCGGCACGAGATCTCCTTCGCCGACGGCACCACCGTCACCGCCGACCTGCTGGTCGGGGCCGACGGCGCCTGGTCGAAGGTCCGCCCGCTGCTCTCCGAGGCGCGCCCCGCCTACAGCGGCTTGTCCCTGGTCGAGTCGGACCTGTTGGACGCCGACGTCCGCCATCCCAGGAGTGCGGCCGTCGTGGGCGGCGGCATGCTCTTCGCGCTCGGCGCGGGCAGCGGTTTCCTCGCCCACCGCGAACCCGACGGCAGCCTGCACGTCTACGCCGCGTTCCGGGCCCCCGAGGACTGGGCCGCCGCCGTCGACTTCACCGACACCGAGGCCGCCGGCAAGGCCGTGCTGGAGCATTTCGCCGGCTGGGACGACAGCCTGACGGCGCTGGTCACCGAGACCGACCGCCCGCTCGTCCCGCGGCCGATCCACGCGCTGCCGGTCGGCCACCGCTGGGAGCGCGTCCCCGGCCTCACCCTGCTCGGCGACGCGGCCCACCTGATGTCGCCGTTCGCCGGCGAGGGCGCCAACCTCGCCATGCAGGACGGCGCCGAGCTCGGCGCGGCCATCGCCCGTCACCTCGGGGACACCGAGGCCGCGCTCGACGCCTACGAGACGGCGCTGTTCCCGCGCAGCGAGGCGGCCGCCGCCGAGTCGGCCGACAACCTCCTCCGCTGCTTCGCCGAGGACGCCCCGCACGGTCTGGTCGCCCTCTTCGCCGCCCACGATGACGCCCCGCTCGCCCCCGCGACCCCGACGGTGTGA
- a CDS encoding SDR family oxidoreductase, which produces MTTTLITGANKGLGFETARRLIAAGHTVYLGCRDAERGRRAGEQLGARTVLLDVTDDASVTAAARAIEADGGLDVLVNNAGIEARGEGNSIVGAAELTADLIRTVFETNVFGVVRVTHAFLPLLQRSTAPVVVNVSSGLASLDRVTAPGTPTHAYPGVAYPTSKTAVNMLTVQYAKAFPGMRINAVEPGYTATDLNGHAGTQTVAEGAEIIVRMALVGPDGPTGGYFDANGPLPW; this is translated from the coding sequence ATGACGACAACACTGATCACCGGAGCAAACAAGGGACTCGGCTTCGAGACCGCCCGTCGACTCATCGCCGCAGGTCACACCGTCTACCTCGGCTGCCGGGATGCGGAGCGTGGGCGGCGGGCCGGCGAGCAGCTGGGCGCCCGCACGGTCCTCCTCGACGTCACGGACGACGCCTCCGTCACCGCGGCGGCGCGGGCCATCGAGGCCGACGGCGGCTTGGACGTGCTGGTCAACAACGCCGGCATCGAAGCGCGCGGCGAGGGGAACTCGATCGTCGGCGCCGCGGAACTGACCGCCGATCTGATCCGGACGGTGTTCGAGACGAACGTCTTCGGCGTCGTGCGCGTCACCCACGCGTTCCTGCCGCTGCTGCAGCGCTCCACCGCCCCGGTGGTGGTCAACGTCAGCAGCGGCCTGGCCTCGCTGGACCGGGTCACCGCCCCGGGCACACCGACGCACGCCTACCCGGGAGTCGCCTATCCGACCTCGAAGACGGCGGTCAACATGCTCACCGTGCAGTACGCGAAGGCGTTCCCGGGCATGCGGATCAACGCGGTGGAGCCCGGCTACACCGCGACGGACCTCAACGGGCACGCCGGCACGCAGACCGTCGCGGAAGGCGCCGAAATCATCGTCCGGATGGCGCTGGTGGGCCCTGACGGACCCACCGGAGGTTACTTCGACGCCAACGGCCCGCTGCCCTGGTAG
- a CDS encoding transglycosylase family protein — translation MTFRNETTATVASTATRKRNRRRMAVLGGALAVLPVAGLVTATASSAAEQTTWDKVAQCEATGNWAVNSGNGFSGGLQFTPSTWAAFGGTQFAPQAHQATKAQQITIGEKVLAAQGPGAWPICSVKAGLA, via the coding sequence ATGACTTTCCGTAACGAGACCACCGCGACTGTTGCCAGCACTGCCACTCGTAAGCGCAACCGTCGGCGGATGGCCGTCCTGGGTGGCGCTCTGGCGGTCCTGCCGGTTGCCGGTCTTGTCACGGCTACCGCCTCCTCGGCGGCCGAGCAGACGACCTGGGACAAGGTGGCGCAGTGTGAGGCCACGGGCAACTGGGCGGTGAACTCGGGTAACGGGTTCTCCGGTGGTCTGCAGTTCACCCCCTCGACCTGGGCGGCCTTCGGTGGCACGCAGTTCGCGCCGCAGGCGCACCAGGCGACCAAGGCGCAGCAGATCACCATCGGTGAGAAGGTCCTCGCCGCCCAGGGCCCCGGCGCCTGGCCGATCTGCTCGGTCAAGGCCGGTCTCGCCTGA
- a CDS encoding sensor histidine kinase, with the protein MPRPPGTAEPVRRRRLPRSLAGQLFTVQIVIVAAVVAGCAVLAYLGAGERAKESARRQVTAAARAVADSPAVRQAIVGPDPSAVLQPYAEQVRADSAVDFITVMDAHGIRLAHRDPAQIGKPYLGHIEQALAGRTFTETYTGTLGPSLRVITPVLDGRGQVIGLVSSGITLQSISEQLRGPLSALVGVALTALALGGLGTYLANARLRRHTHGMGAAELSHLYEYHQATLHAVREGLVLLDPGGRVVLCNDAARELLDLGPDVEGGAFAELGLPQALTRAVLADGPVVDEVHLTAERVVVLNTSAIGAGPAFGPARGLGTVLTLRDHTELQALNGELDSVRGFTEALGAQAHEAANRLHAVVSLVELGRYREAVEFATAELALAQRLTDRVVGAVGEPVLAALLLGKAAQAAESGVEFVLSEDSRIDDGVLPPDLPARDLVTMLGNLIDNALDAAILGASAQAAAPEVTVTARTDEDQLLLRVADTGPGIDPDAVDEVFRRGWSTKEGSGHGLGLALVAQAARRNGGTVEVGRERGAVLTVRLPLTADAARPTARPAGRVGAP; encoded by the coding sequence ATGCCCCGTCCACCAGGTACCGCCGAGCCCGTCCGCCGCCGCCGCTTGCCGCGCAGCCTGGCCGGCCAGCTGTTCACCGTGCAGATCGTCATCGTGGCCGCGGTGGTGGCCGGGTGCGCGGTGTTGGCGTACCTGGGCGCCGGCGAGCGGGCCAAGGAGAGCGCGCGCCGCCAAGTGACCGCGGCCGCCCGGGCGGTGGCGGACTCCCCGGCGGTGCGGCAGGCGATCGTCGGCCCCGATCCGTCGGCCGTGCTCCAGCCGTACGCGGAGCAGGTCAGGGCGGACAGCGCCGTGGACTTCATCACCGTGATGGACGCCCACGGGATCCGCCTCGCGCACCGGGACCCGGCGCAGATCGGCAAGCCCTACCTCGGGCACATCGAGCAGGCACTGGCCGGACGCACCTTCACCGAGACCTACACCGGCACCCTGGGACCCTCGTTGCGGGTGATCACCCCCGTGCTGGACGGGCGCGGGCAGGTGATCGGGCTGGTCAGCTCGGGCATCACCCTGCAGTCGATCAGCGAGCAGCTGCGCGGACCGCTGTCGGCCCTGGTCGGCGTCGCGCTGACCGCACTCGCCCTCGGCGGCCTGGGCACCTACCTGGCCAACGCCCGGCTGCGTCGGCACACGCACGGCATGGGGGCGGCCGAGCTGAGCCACCTGTACGAGTACCACCAGGCGACCCTGCACGCGGTGCGCGAGGGCCTGGTGCTGCTCGACCCGGGCGGACGGGTGGTGCTCTGCAACGACGCGGCGCGCGAACTCCTTGACCTGGGGCCGGACGTCGAGGGAGGCGCGTTCGCCGAGCTGGGGCTGCCGCAGGCGCTGACCCGGGCGGTGCTGGCCGACGGCCCGGTGGTCGACGAGGTGCACCTGACCGCCGAGCGGGTGGTGGTGCTCAACACCTCGGCGATCGGCGCCGGCCCGGCCTTCGGCCCGGCCCGAGGGCTCGGCACCGTGCTGACCCTGCGCGACCACACCGAACTCCAGGCGCTGAACGGGGAGCTGGACTCCGTACGCGGTTTCACCGAGGCGCTCGGGGCGCAGGCGCACGAGGCCGCGAACCGGCTGCACGCGGTCGTCTCGCTGGTCGAACTCGGCCGCTACCGGGAGGCGGTGGAGTTCGCCACCGCCGAACTCGCCCTCGCCCAGCGGCTCACCGACCGGGTGGTCGGCGCGGTCGGCGAACCGGTGCTGGCGGCACTCCTGTTGGGCAAGGCGGCGCAGGCCGCCGAGTCCGGCGTCGAGTTCGTGCTCAGCGAGGACAGCCGGATCGACGACGGCGTGCTGCCGCCCGACCTGCCGGCCCGCGACCTGGTGACCATGCTCGGCAACCTGATCGACAACGCCTTGGACGCCGCGATCCTGGGCGCGAGCGCCCAGGCGGCGGCCCCCGAGGTGACGGTCACCGCCCGCACCGACGAGGACCAACTGCTGCTGCGAGTCGCCGACACCGGCCCCGGCATCGACCCCGACGCCGTCGACGAGGTCTTCCGCCGCGGCTGGTCCACCAAGGAGGGCAGTGGCCACGGCCTCGGCCTCGCGCTGGTGGCGCAGGCCGCCCGGCGCAACGGCGGCACGGTGGAGGTGGGGCGCGAGCGCGGCGCGGTGCTCACCGTGCGACTGCCGCTGACCGCCGACGCCGCGCGCCCCACCGCGCGCCCCGCCGGGCGGGTGGGGGCGCCGTGA
- a CDS encoding TetR/AcrR family transcriptional regulator, producing MTPPAQTSRSRRERPAKPPLTREGIIATAVGIMRVEGLPKVTMRRLAQELDTGPASLYVYLRNTAELHAAILDELLGEVELSPAKGPGDWRGRLERILTDYCAMLFEHPSLARSALSARPSGANYLNLIEALLALLDEGGVPPGQAAWGVDALLQFATATAAEQATRDQSADAQAEWDALTHALHAVSEHTHPHISALATQLVSGAPQQRLSWGFHLLINGILHTPTPVASDPATAETDGRASL from the coding sequence ATGACCCCACCAGCGCAGACCTCCCGAAGCCGCCGCGAGCGACCGGCGAAGCCGCCCCTGACCAGGGAGGGCATCATCGCCACCGCGGTCGGGATCATGCGGGTGGAGGGCCTGCCGAAGGTCACCATGCGGCGCCTGGCGCAGGAGCTCGACACCGGCCCCGCCTCGCTCTACGTCTACCTGCGCAACACCGCCGAGCTGCACGCCGCGATCCTCGACGAGCTGCTCGGCGAGGTCGAGCTGAGCCCGGCCAAGGGGCCCGGCGACTGGCGCGGCCGACTGGAGCGGATCCTCACCGACTACTGCGCGATGCTCTTCGAGCACCCCAGCCTCGCCCGCTCCGCGCTCTCCGCCAGGCCCAGCGGAGCGAACTACCTGAACCTGATCGAGGCGCTGCTCGCCCTGCTGGACGAGGGCGGCGTGCCGCCCGGGCAGGCGGCCTGGGGTGTGGACGCCTTGCTGCAGTTCGCCACCGCCACCGCGGCCGAGCAGGCCACCCGCGACCAGTCGGCCGACGCCCAGGCCGAGTGGGACGCCCTCACCCACGCCCTGCACGCCGTCTCCGAGCACACCCACCCGCACATCAGCGCGCTCGCCACCCAGCTGGTCTCCGGCGCTCCGCAGCAGCGGCTCTCCTGGGGCTTCCACCTGCTGATCAACGGCATCCTGCACACCCCCACCCCGGTCGCGTCCGACCCGGCCACGGCAGAGACCGACGGCCGCGCATCCCTATAG
- a CDS encoding DUF6295 family protein has translation MCTYTTVKEEINGSAKGPNGSWFHVSTATVYFDHPVHAMAEHTLNIDFADPARDPAARVALELTAESARQLVAAIQEALAAVPAELAV, from the coding sequence ATGTGCACCTACACCACCGTCAAGGAGGAGATCAACGGCAGTGCCAAGGGCCCGAACGGCTCCTGGTTCCACGTCTCGACCGCGACGGTGTACTTCGACCACCCCGTCCACGCGATGGCCGAGCACACCCTCAACATCGACTTCGCCGACCCTGCGCGGGACCCGGCCGCCCGAGTCGCACTGGAGCTGACCGCGGAGTCCGCTCGGCAGCTGGTCGCCGCCATCCAGGAGGCCCTGGCCGCGGTTCCGGCCGAGCTGGCCGTCTGA
- a CDS encoding S8 family serine peptidase encodes MLNFRKVAVAALAVGALAVAPTMLPAGAAQAQGAASPRLGSAQTLPSPELASRGTAQLCAGIARGRCMAELVTVAPGSTKALTTSAPAGYGPADFAAAYKLPAATVGPANTIAILDEGAFPTLEANLNAYRSQYGLSACTTANGCFKQVDEYGGAPLAPGATADEKNFDEQVGGETTLDVDMASAACPTCHILEITVNRDMTTSQDQAAEDFGVAMDTAASLGASAASVSYQFAPDATLDLGQAARDFYHPGMAITASSGDGGYEGTPAGWPQNLPTVTSVSGTALYRTPGAGHNGYTEAAWDGSGSGCAAELPPALGQPSSVSANCGGHRAASDVAADADPTTGAAVYDDYTPFSGLKQTWLTVGGTSESSPFIAGLYARGGHVANVEGPNTLYAAPSSAFNDVTIGQNAPANSGCTVLCASGRGWDGPTGLGTPNGLSGF; translated from the coding sequence TTGCTGAACTTCCGTAAGGTCGCCGTGGCGGCATTGGCGGTCGGCGCGTTAGCCGTCGCCCCGACCATGCTGCCGGCCGGCGCGGCCCAGGCGCAGGGCGCCGCGAGCCCGCGGCTCGGCTCGGCGCAGACCCTGCCCAGCCCCGAACTCGCCAGCCGGGGAACGGCCCAGCTCTGCGCCGGCATCGCGCGCGGCCGGTGCATGGCCGAACTCGTCACGGTGGCCCCCGGCTCGACCAAGGCGCTCACCACCAGCGCCCCGGCCGGATACGGTCCGGCGGACTTCGCCGCCGCGTACAAGCTGCCGGCCGCCACCGTCGGCCCCGCCAACACCATCGCGATCCTCGACGAGGGCGCGTTCCCGACCCTCGAAGCCAACCTCAACGCCTATCGCTCGCAGTACGGGCTGTCCGCGTGCACCACGGCCAACGGCTGCTTCAAGCAGGTTGACGAGTACGGCGGAGCGCCGCTGGCGCCGGGCGCGACCGCCGACGAGAAGAACTTCGACGAGCAGGTCGGTGGCGAGACCACGCTGGACGTCGACATGGCCTCCGCCGCCTGCCCGACCTGTCACATCCTGGAGATCACCGTCAACCGGGATATGACGACCAGTCAGGACCAGGCGGCCGAGGACTTCGGCGTCGCGATGGACACCGCGGCCTCGCTCGGGGCCTCGGCGGCCAGCGTCAGCTACCAGTTCGCCCCGGACGCGACCCTCGACCTGGGGCAGGCGGCCCGCGACTTCTACCACCCCGGCATGGCGATCACCGCCTCCTCGGGTGACGGCGGCTACGAGGGCACGCCCGCGGGCTGGCCGCAGAACCTGCCGACCGTCACCTCGGTCAGCGGCACCGCGCTCTACCGCACGCCCGGCGCCGGTCACAACGGCTACACCGAGGCGGCCTGGGACGGCTCCGGCAGCGGCTGCGCCGCCGAATTGCCGCCCGCGCTCGGGCAGCCCAGCAGCGTCTCGGCCAACTGCGGCGGCCACCGCGCCGCTTCGGACGTCGCCGCCGATGCCGACCCGACCACCGGAGCGGCCGTCTACGACGACTACACCCCCTTCTCCGGCCTGAAGCAGACCTGGCTGACGGTGGGTGGCACCAGCGAGTCCAGCCCGTTCATCGCGGGCCTGTACGCCCGCGGTGGGCACGTGGCCAACGTCGAAGGGCCCAACACCCTCTACGCCGCGCCGTCCTCGGCGTTCAACGACGTCACGATCGGCCAGAACGCCCCGGCGAACAGCGGCTGCACCGTGCTGTGCGCCTCGGGCCGCGGCTGGGACGGCCCGACCGGTCTGGGCACGCCCAACGGGCTGTCGGGCTTCTAG
- a CDS encoding response regulator, with product MVSGPIEVLVVEDDPVAADAHTRYVSRTPGFRAAGTAHTLAAALRFLERTRAAGAPVDLVLLDLHLPDGHGLRLCRALRAAGHETDIIAVTSARELATVRQAVSAGVVQYLLKPFSAAALHERLDRYARYRESLARSGEATGQDEVDQAFAVLRTAERSTLPKGLSAPTLEAVAAVLRAADGSISAATAGAAAGVSRITARRYLEHLVDVGLAAREPRYGQVGRPELCYRAHRPERG from the coding sequence ATGGTGTCCGGTCCGATCGAGGTGCTGGTGGTCGAGGACGACCCGGTGGCGGCCGACGCCCACACCCGCTACGTCAGCCGCACCCCCGGCTTCCGGGCGGCGGGCACCGCGCACACCCTGGCCGCGGCGCTGCGCTTCCTGGAGCGCACCCGTGCCGCGGGCGCCCCGGTCGACCTGGTCCTGCTCGACCTGCACCTGCCCGACGGCCACGGCCTGCGGCTCTGCCGCGCGCTGCGCGCGGCCGGGCACGAGACCGACATCATCGCGGTCACCTCGGCCCGCGAACTGGCCACGGTGCGCCAGGCGGTCTCGGCGGGCGTGGTGCAGTACCTGCTCAAGCCGTTCAGCGCCGCCGCGCTGCACGAGCGCCTGGACCGCTACGCCCGCTACCGCGAGAGCCTGGCCCGCAGCGGCGAGGCCACCGGGCAGGACGAGGTGGACCAGGCCTTCGCCGTGTTGCGGACCGCCGAGCGCAGCACGCTGCCGAAGGGCCTGAGCGCTCCGACCCTGGAGGCCGTGGCGGCGGTGCTGCGCGCGGCCGACGGCAGCATCTCGGCCGCCACGGCGGGCGCGGCGGCCGGCGTCTCGCGGATCACCGCGCGGCGCTACCTGGAGCACCTGGTGGACGTCGGCCTGGCCGCCCGCGAGCCGCGCTACGGGCAGGTCGGCCGACCGGAGCTCTGCTACCGCGCGCACCGGCCCGAACGGGGCTGA
- a CDS encoding dienelactone hydrolase family protein, protein MNGSLTATTIHFAGDGGDEVEAYLARPEGEQRRGGVVVIHHMPGYDRATKEIARRFAELGYDAICPNLYTREAPGASPDDAAAVARANGGAPDARVLGDLAGAAAHLRALPHANGKVGVIGYCSGGRQSVLAACNLDLDAAVDCYGAFVTGTPPEGFPLRVTNLVDQLPQLNAPLLGLFGAEDKFPGPEQVAELEQILTTNSKDFEFHSYEGAGHAFFSVDRPAYNVPAANDGWERIATFFAKHLGA, encoded by the coding sequence ATGAATGGTTCTCTTACCGCGACCACCATCCACTTCGCCGGCGACGGAGGTGATGAGGTCGAGGCCTACCTGGCCCGCCCGGAGGGCGAGCAGCGGCGCGGCGGCGTTGTGGTGATCCATCACATGCCCGGCTACGACCGCGCCACCAAGGAGATCGCCCGCCGCTTCGCCGAGCTCGGCTACGACGCGATCTGTCCCAACCTCTACACCCGTGAGGCGCCGGGCGCCTCCCCCGACGACGCGGCCGCGGTCGCCCGTGCGAACGGCGGCGCACCGGACGCGCGCGTGCTCGGCGACCTCGCCGGGGCCGCCGCCCACCTGCGGGCGCTGCCGCACGCCAACGGCAAGGTGGGGGTCATCGGCTACTGCTCGGGCGGGCGGCAGAGCGTGCTGGCCGCCTGCAACCTCGACCTGGACGCCGCGGTGGACTGCTACGGCGCCTTCGTGACCGGCACCCCGCCGGAGGGCTTCCCGCTGCGGGTCACCAACCTGGTCGACCAACTCCCGCAGCTGAACGCACCGTTGCTGGGCCTGTTCGGCGCGGAGGACAAGTTCCCCGGCCCCGAGCAGGTCGCCGAGCTGGAGCAGATCCTGACCACCAACAGCAAGGACTTCGAGTTCCACAGCTACGAGGGCGCCGGGCACGCGTTCTTCTCGGTGGACCGGCCCGCCTACAACGTGCCTGCCGCCAACGACGGTTGGGAGCGGATCGCCACCTTCTTCGCCAAGCACCTGGGAGCCTGA